From the Candoia aspera isolate rCanAsp1 chromosome 3, rCanAsp1.hap2, whole genome shotgun sequence genome, the window CGGTCCTACCATAAAATTAGTTACAGAGCAGATTGAGCATGAATGAGTATAGTAATAGTTGAAGAGCAGGCCTCCTCATGTGCATAAATCTCCCTTAACACCTTTTTATTGGCCCTCTGCTAGACAAATTTCTGATCACAATAAGAAGGTGCAGAAGCTATATGAGGAAATGGAGCAGCAAATTGAGAAGGAGAAACAAAAGCTGCAGAATGAGGTAGGTTCCCAGTTGGGCCATGTCAATTCCCAGGATTTGTGAGGTTCCCTTTTTTGAAAGTCTGCCCTTTCTCAATAACTTGGAGCAGATTTACCTGCAACATCATAATGTGAGATTATTTTCCTATGTAATCATTGGGGGAAGGGTATGTTTCATCTTCCTGTTCTACAAAAGCAGAAGTGAATCTGCTTGTCCAGTGAGGACATCTCAGGAAGGCCTATTAGAATTTAGGGGACATGGATGAGATaccaggccttctctgtggcagtcaTTTTGGAATTCCTTACCTCCAGAGGTTTGTAAAGCTCCTTCCCTCCAAGGCATTTTGAAAATAACATGATTATTTAACATGATTCTATTCCTCCAAGTCTTCAATCTTATTTCATTGTTAACAATGTCGATCTTGGGGTTAGTGGGTTGGTTTATATTTGtatacaattttatatttttactctgTGGTAACCCATCCAGAGTCTTTTGATTGGGGTTataaaaactgtaaataaatgaacaatattAGAGGTCTAGGAAAAGTGGGATCCAAGCACCCATAATCCAAAAGGTTGAGGACAAGTAAGTATCCTTCTCCAGAAAGGCACTCAGAGGTGAGTTGCCTCTACTTTAGAAGCACTGGTTGTATGTTagaaaatttgtttattttaaggtttaatatttaaaaacttcACACTTCTTTAGCAGAAAAGAACAGGGTGGAGACGGAGTAGCAATTCCCAACATGCAAGGGGGTGAGATGACAGGGGCTTCAATTTGCAATGTCTAAGAGACTacggcagcatttctcaaccttggcaactttaagataggtggacttcatctctgggagttgaagtccacctatcttaaagttgccagggttgagaaacactggactacggGTTCCATCTCTTCTGTAGGAAGATGCAGTACAGAAACACAGCAGTCTTTCTGTTACTCTGAAATAGTCATTCATATTTCAGCTGACCCAGCCTGAAGTAGTGAAAATATAAGGACTATAACCAGCTCCTTATCTTCTAGCTAAAGCAGCCATGTTCCTTGAGAGGAGACACAGACTTGTTACTTATCTACCTGTATTATGTTGCTTACAGGGTCCCCCCCCCACTCTTTTCCCTATGTTTTCTACATTCTTTTAAATCTGTATTtgtgtattattttctttctttctttttccttcaaaattatAATAGAAAGAAAGGGAGCAcagagtatacagtatataatactcTTAATCCTCTGACAGAAATTAGCAGGTAAATGCAGAAGCTACAAGTTTTTCTCACCCTTCTATTTATTTTCTGGAATATATCCTGAGTAGGCTACCTGCTGCCTTCCAGCATTTTAGATTTCATTACTTAAATGAAGCTCCAGCCAGTGCAGAGAACGGAAGGGACTGCGGGCGCTATAATGCAGGCAGGAACCTGATCAAAGAAGACTGGTCTATGCTGCTTCGTAATTCTGGCCTTCCACTTTCAACATTCCTTATTGTTATGGCAAATGTTGGTTCTACACCATTCTTAGAGTAAATTCAAGATGAATTTATCacactaagaaaataaaaatgtggaattCTTTGTGCATTGGTGTTGAAATGAAACATTACATACACATTTTAGCTACTGTAGGATTTATTTACATCATCCTATATGCTTACTGATTAATGAATAGATAACCTATGTGTATCCTTATATTGACACAATGGCACTATCCATGCATAATAGGGAAGAATCAGTGGAGAACTCCAAACATTCTAAAAGTATTTTGCGATAAGGGACCTAACAGTGAAATTCATAGACAGAACTACGAGCATAGGGCAAGGGATGGACTGATTGTTGTACTAGAACACAAAAAGAGGGTGGGTGGGAATAGAATAAAATATCCTGGAAAAGTATTATGATAGGCTGCCAGTCTGTCTAGAAACCTGAATGACAATTACTCCAAAGCCATAGGGCAACCTTTTCTTGCAGGCCCCACTTATAGTCTGAATTAAATGAAGACAAGCCACATGTATGGAAATGCATTTACCAATTTAGGGTTGTTGTTGGTGTTTTGCAACGTTATAGTTTTATTACAATTTACTATTGCAGGGTAAAGCCAGGAGCCAGCTGCATTACATGGAGATGCAGGAAGAATTGGATGTCAGAGAACAGGAAATCCAGCATTCCTTCATTGTTCAAAAAGAGGTAAAATATCAGTGTGACATGAAGTAAGCAAGAGCATATGATTGCAATCACATCTTCAGTCTTTCGCAGCAGGGTGGCATTTTCTGACTTTAAGATGAAATCTACTTTATGTAGGCATCCAGAATAATGGCAATTTATTTCTCGCAGTGGAAGCAGCGCCACCTCCTGGAAGCGTGTCCTCTATTCCAAACTGGAAATTAGGTTCTATTGCATGTTGGATTGTTCAACCAAACCACCATTCTCAAGCTGCTGTTTTCATCCAAGTACTTCCAATATTACGCAGCAACAGTGGCTGCTTTCTAGCGTAAGCAGAAGGTGACACCCTTTTGGAAGCCTGCTATGAAATATTTATTCACTTAGGCTTCTAAGCTGCTTTAATTATGATTGACTCTAAGCAACTTACATTCCTACTTTCCAGTAACAAGATTAAAGCAATACTCTCCCTTTGTACCACCAAGAACAGCAAACAAACCCAAGTATATAACATACCTTACTGTAGGAGGGGCCTAATCCCATTCACCCCTGAATGCTTTCTGGAACAGTCATGGCTTTAATTAAGCACCAGGGTTGGTGACAGCCTGATCTTGGGAGTGATGTTGTTCCAAAGGAGGCAGCAACAGAGCGAGCTCTCCCTTGTGGCCCCTGATGATGACACTCCTTTGGAGTGAGGATCCAGagcagagcagcctttctcaaccttttgaccctggaggaacccttgaaatattgttcaggcctcagggaacctctgcatatTAGGGCTCAAAtattggccagaagttaca encodes:
- the RAB44 gene encoding ras-related protein Rab-44, with protein sequence MKATSNLSLEEVNIEEKKSFEAFINQLGADNVFEDESEIWKIWVQLWEAEPHLLGNLKEFLAKMTHLIKEAKHEKEKIQLLLKIQISDHNKKVQKLYEEMEQQIEKEKQKLQNEGKARSQLHYMEMQEELDVREQEIQHSFIVQKEVKYQCDMKRQQQSELSLVAPDDDTPLE